TCAGATTCATGGCAATATGTGTGTGCCCTTCTAGACCTCTTAGTTTACACATGTCTACTAAATCAGTTCTAAAGATGGCCACCGAGAAGAGCATGCTGGTCTCATGCTCTCAGTCCCAAACAGAAAATAAGTGGTCATTAATGCCCAATCTCTTCACCAAGATACAAAGTAAAAGAATTCCTTCAATTTTTCTACCCTATggtctagttttctttcttcccgACAAACCTGCTGCCAAATGCTCCATTTCTTCATCCTTCCATTTCTCGACACCCTACTGCAGTGTTTTACTAACCCGTCTCCATAGCTGCTTTTATCAAGATCTTTATGACAGCCATGCACTGCCTGCCACTACCAACTTATAtactcttctcccctcctctggcTAGTCCTCCTTTGATCTTTTTTGTCCAGACTTTTTCTGCACCTTTTACAGACAGTAGCACAGCATCATTTGGAAGCCTGTTAGCAAAGGAGACTCTCTCAAGCCTGGTCTCAGTCATAGACATTGACAAGGTACCAGGTGAATCCCACACATATTCAAGTTTGAGAAATAAAATCTGTGAATTTCAGAAACTAAGTGTTCATTGTGTACCCTCACTTCAAAAGTATCCATGGATCCTTGCATTGCCAAATGCTAACTCTAGTCAAAGATTtcctaggtcagtggttctcaaccaatGGGTTCTGACCCTTGGGGTCCAaaggccctttcacaggggtcacctaagaccatcagaaaagatatttacattatgattcacaacagcagCGAAATTAGtcatgaaatagcaacaaaaataattttatagtttgggggttaccacaacatgagaaatggcattaaagggttgaagcattaggaaggttgagaaccactgctctaggttaTCAGAGACATCCTGAAATCCTCATTGTATGCCTTACACCATCaaactctgtcttttaaaattctctcatTTGAATAGATAGTCCATATTCTCCATATAATAACCTTGTCTTCTAAGTCCCCCAACACACTtatctctgtaaaccaggtttgCTCTATTATGAACATAGTGACTAAGATACCAGCTCAGAACAATTGAGTTTCCTATGCATAGACGTTGAAGGAACAATGAGGCTGCAGTggaatgctttcatttttttaattacaggctttttttaatgtaaagaaatggaaattctaGGTTACAACAATAACAAGCTGAGTGGTGAAAGGGAAAATTACACAACTGAAAAACACACTTAACGATAATTCAATGACGTATTTTAGAGAATAATCAAGAATcaagataaatcttaaaagttGCAAATGCGCCTTTGAAAACGAGGTGgttaaggagaaaatgaaaaaaacctgGTCTGTGTTTGAATTACATTTCCGATGTATTATACAAGGCGCTTTTCATCAAGTCACTAAAATGTCATCCCGAAAGCTGTTGGGcgatgatttatttttcattagaaTGGGTCATTTCAAAAAGCATGATGTTTCCTATACTACAGATCTTCCAAGATACAAATCAAACTGCCAATCCCCTGATGAGATTAGCCAAATACTGCCCTATAGAGTCTTCCTTGCAGGCACGGTACGTTTCCGTCTTCAAGAGGAGCTACTACTCAACAGAAAATTCAGATGCAGAAacgaaaggaagaaaggaaaagagtcgAGCACGTGATTCACTTTAATGCTAAAACTATTAGCTAAACTATTTGTGACAGGGTGTTACTGCTTTCGTTGGCTGCTCCAGACAAAGAACTTAAAAGTGGCAATAagttttctaaaggaaaagatgacattccaaaaaaaaacaaagtctgcTTGGGCTGGAATCTGAATTAGGCATTCACCTCCAGTTCTCAAGTCCGCAAGCAGAGCATGCACGGGGGCTGCAGCAGGGATGGCTTGCGTTAGGACGCGCAGCCCGTTACCACAGGCTCGGCCGAGGCTGCACCGAGCTCGAGCCGACGCCGGCGGGTCCCGCCTCGCCCTCCATACCTCCTGCCTCTCGGCCTCCTTGTTCTTCTGCGTCTGCTTCCTGGCGTACCAGAGGCCGATCTCGCGACCCTTCAGGTGTCCGGGATGCCGTCCCCGACCCCCGCGGCCACCTCCGcctcctccgccgccgccgcccgggCCCCGGTtccctccgccgccgccgccagaGCCCGGGCCGGAGCCCCGCGGCCCCGCGTCGCGGCTCCAGCTCTGGTGGTAGTCGTAGCTCATTGTCCCGGATGACCACTCGAGTCTAAGCAAAAAATTAACCGCTGAAAATGGCGTCCGGGCCCGGAAGCAGGCGCACATCCGCGTCGGCTTGGCTTCCGGCGCCCAGCGCGAAAGGGCGGTCCTTGAGTGTCACAAGCAGGCATTTCCGGTGGCGTCACGGGCGGATGATGCTGAGAATGTGGCTCAGGTTCAAGTTGTGTGTGCGGGGTCCCTTTGGATGATACCGCGAGGAGAGCAGCTCCGGTACGGCAAGGTTTTTAACCTAGACTGGAAAAGTGTGgaaatttttgtaaattttcattCCTTTGGTAAAACgaagaatttcttttcaaagccATGGATAgtaaatacatacacaataaaagcGTGGCCCAATGTGTATGCTCTTCATAGACCAAAGAAGTTCGCCATCTGTCTTAGAAACTGCCTGGCACCTCTTTTAgtcatataaatacacacaggaaTCTACCTTTAAAGAATCTTCGGTACTGGAACTGGGGTGTCAGCTTCCGTAAACACCCAACCTCCGCATCCTTTACTCTGCACACTAATTAGAATGTAGCAAGAGGGAGCCACACAGAACCACAGGATGTAGTAATAATAATGGGATACTACATAGTTTAGTTGTTGTCATGAAATCTGGAATGTTCCATAATCTTTATGTCAACACATTGGCCCATTTTCACATCACAACAGTCTCCTTGAAAATCAGAGcccttaattttcttctttcaggtCATTATGAGGTTTTACTCTGTTaggcttttccttctttttaagatAAGGGTTTATGCAAGAGATCTGGGAGATTTGTTACTGCAACAAATAGTCCTTGCTTGTGCGTTTTATTTCTAAGAGTTGCTGGTTTGATATCATATTTGGGCTCATTGATAAAATCAGACTATGACAGTCTGATAAATATGTGCAGCTAATTCAACCTTGTATCATCAACAGGTGTTCTGATAGCTGTCATTCCTGGTTGGCTTACCAGCAGAAATTTCAGTTGACGTCAGCTTTATGGGTACTTGGATCCATCCCAGTAATCCCTGTGCCACCAAATAACAACTCTTGACCTTTTATCTCCTGTGTATTATAGAGGAGCATCTGGATCCTTTCTGAACTGTTTAAGAGTTGAGGAAAGTTTTGCAGTGTTCTTACAATTTGTACTAGGCAATTTTGGGTCAACCTGATACAAGTTAGAGTATTTGGAAAGTGGGAANNNNNNNNNNNNNNNNNNNNNNNNNNNNNNNNNNNNNNNNNNNNNNNNNNNNNNNNNNNNNNNNNNNNNNNNNNNNNNNNNNNNNNNNNNNNNNNNNNNNNNNNNNNNNNNNNNNNNNNNNNNNNNNNNNNNNNNNNNNNNNNNNNNNNNNNNNNNNNNNNNNNNNNNNNNNNNNNNNNNNNNNNNNNNNNNNNNNNNNNNNNNNNNNNNNNNNNNNNNNNNNNNNNNNNNNNNNNNNNNNNNNNNNNNNNNNNNNNNNNNNNNNNNNNNNNNNNNNNNNNNNNNNNNNNNNNNNNNNNNNNNNNNNNNNNNNNNNNNNNNNNNNNNNNNNNNNNNNNNNNNNNNNNNNNNNNNNNNNNNNNNNNNNNNNNNNNNNNNNNNNNNNNNNNNNNNNNNNNNNNNNNNNNNNNNNNNNNNNNNNNNNNNNNNNNNNNNNNNNNNNNNNNNNNNNNNNNNNNNNNNNNNNNNNNNNNNNNNNNNNNNNNNNNNNNNNNNNNNNNNNNNNNNNNNNNNNNNNNNNNNNNNNNNNNNNNNNNNNNNNNNNNNNNNNNNNNNNNNNNNNNNNNNNNNNNNNNNNNNNNNNNNNNNNNNNNNNNNNNNNNNNNNNNNNNNNNNNNNNNNNNNNNNNNNNNNNNNNNNNNNNNNNNNNNNNNNNNNNNNNNNNNNNNNNNNNNNNNNNNNNNNNNNNNNNNNNNNNNNNNNNNNNNNNNNNNNNNNNNNNNNNNNNNNNNNNNNNNNNNNNNNNNNNNNNNNNNNNNNNNNNNNNNNNNNNNNNNNNNNNNNNNNNNNNNNNNNNNNNNNNNNNNNNNNNNNNNNNNNNNNNNNNNNNNNNNNNNNNNNNNNNNNNNNNNNNNNNNNNNNNNNNNNNNNNNNNNNNNNNNNNNNNNNNNNNNNNNNNNNNNNNNNNNNNNNNNNNNNNNNNNNNNNNNNNNNNNNNNNNNNNNNNNNNNNNNNNNNNNNNNNNNNNNNNNNNNNNNNNNNNNNNNNNNNNNNNNNNNNNNNNNNNNNNNNNNNNNNNNNNNNNNNNNNNNNNNNNNNNNNNNNNNNNNNNNNNNNNNNNNNNNNNNNNNNNNNNNNNNNNNNNNNNNNNNNNNNNNNNNNNNNNNNNNNNNNNNNNNNNNNNNNNNNNNNNNNNNNNNNNNNNNNNNNNNNNNNNNNNNNNNNNNNNNNNNNNNNNNNNNNNNNNNNNNNNNNNNNNNNNNNNNNNNNNNNNNNNNNNNNNNNNNNNNNNNNNNNNNNNNNNNNNNNNNNNNNNNNNNNNNNNNNNNNNNNNNNNNNNNNNNNNNNNNNNNNNNNNNNNNNNNNNNNNNNNNNNNNNNNNNNNNNNNNNNNNNNNNNNNNNNNNNNNNNNNNNNNNNNNNNNNNNNNNNNNNNNNNNNNNNNNNNNNNNNNNNNNNNNNNNNNNNNNNNNNNNNNNNNNNNNNNNNNNNNNNNNNNNNNNNNNNNNNNNNNNNNNNNNNNNNNNNNNNNNNNNNNNNNNNNNNNNNNNNNNNNNNNNNNNNNNNNNNNNNNNNNNNNNNNNNNNNNNNNNNNNNNNNNNNNNNNNNNNNNNNNNNNNNNNNNNNNNNNNNNNNNNNNNNNNNNNNNNNNNNNNNNNNNNNNNNNNNNNNNNNNNNNNNNNNNNNNNNNNNNNNNNNNNNNNNNNNNNNNNNNNNNNNNNNNNNNNNNNNNNNNNNNNNNNNNNNNNNNNNNNNNNNNNNNNNNNNNNNNNNNNNNNNNNNNNNNNNNNNNNNNNNNNNNNNNNNNNNNNNNNNNNNNNNNNNNNNNNNNNNNNNNNNNNNNNNNNNNNNNNNNNNNNNNNNNNNNNNNNNNNNNNNNNNNNNNNNNNNNNNNNNNNNNNNNNNNNNNNNNNNNNNNNNNNNNNNNNNNNNNNNNNNNNNNNNNNNNNNNNNNNNNNNNNNNNNNNNNNNNNNNNNNNNNNNNNNNNNNNNNNNNNNNNNNNNNNNNNNNNNNNNNNNNNNNNNNNNNNNNNNNNNNNNNNNNNNNNNNNNNNNNNNNNNNNNNNNNNNNNNNNNNNNNNNNNNNNNNNNNNNNNNNNNNNNNNNNNNNNNNNNNNNNNNNNNNNNNNNNNNNNNNNNNNNNNNNNNNNNNNNNNNNNNNNNNNNNNNNNNNNNNNNNNNNNNNNNNNNNNNNNNNNNNNNNNNNNNNNNNNNNNNNNNNNNNNNNNNNNNNNNNNNNNNNNNNNNNNNNNNNNNNNNNNNNNNNNNNNNNNNNNNNNNNNNNNNNNNNNNNNNNNNNNNNNNNNNNNNNNNNNNNNNNNNNNNNNNNNNNNNNNNNNNNNNNNNNNNNNNNNNNNNNNNNNNNNNNNNNNNNNNNNNNNNNNNNNNNNNNNNNNNNNNNNNNNNNNNNNNNNNNNNNNNNNNNNNNNNNNNNNNNNNNNNNNNNNNNNNNNNNNNNNNNNNNNNNNNNNNNNNNNNNNNNNNNNNNNNNNNNNNNNNNNNNNNNNNNNNNNNNNNNNNNNNNNNNNNNNNNNNNNNNNNNNNNNNNNNNNNNNNNNNNNNNNNNNNNNNNNNNNNNNNNNNNNNNNNNNNNNNNNNNNNNNNNNNNNNNNNNNNNNNNNNNNNNNNNNNNNNNNNNNNNNNNNNNNNNNNNNNNNNNNNNNNNNNNNNNNNNNNNNNNNNNNNNNNNNNNNNNNNNNNNNNNNNNNNNNNNNNNNNNNNNNNNNNNNNNNNNNNNNNNNNNNNNNNNNNNNNNNNNNNNNNNNNNNNNNNNNNNNNNNNNNNNNNNNNNNNNNNNNNNNNNNNNNNNNNNNNNNNNNNNNNNNNNNNNNNNNNNNNNNNNNNNNNNNNNNNNNNNNNNNNNNNNNNNNNNNNNNNNNNNNNNNNNNNNNNNNNNNNNNNNNNNNNNNNNNNNNNNNNNNNNNNNNNNNNNNNNNNNNNNNNNNNNNNNNNNNNNNNNNNNNNNNNNNNNNNNNNNNNNNNNNNNNNNNNNNNNNNNNNNNNNNNNNNNNNNNNNNNNNNNNNNNNNNNNNNNNNNNNNNNNNNNNNNNNNNNNNNNNNNNNNNNNNNNNNNNNNNNNNNNNNNNNNNNNNNNNNNNNNNNNNNNNNNNNNNNNNNNNNNNNNNNNNNNNNNNNNNNNNNNNNNNNNNNNNNNNNNNNNNNNNNNNNNNNNNNNNNNNNNNNNNNNNNNNNNNNNNNNNNNNNNNNNNNNNNNNNNNNNNNNNNNNNNNNNNNNNNNNNNNNNNNNNNNNNNNNNNNNNNNNNNNNNNNNNNNNNNNNNNNNNNNNNNNNNNNNNNNNNNNNNNNNNNNNNNNNNNNNNNNNNNNNNNNNNNNNNNNNNNNNNNNNNNNNNNNNNNNNNNNNNNNNNNNNNNNNNNNNNNNNNNNNNNNNNNNNNNNNNNNNNNNNNNNNNNNNNNNNNNNNNNNNNNNNNNNNNNNNNNNNNNNNNNNNNNNNNNNNNNNNNNNNNNNNNNNNNNNNNNNNNNNNNNNNNNNNNNNNNNNNNNNNNNNNNNNNNNNNNNNNNNNNNNNNNNNNNNNNNNNNNNNNNNNNNNNNNNNNNNNNNNNNNNNNNNNNNNNNNNNNNNNNNNNNNNNNNNNNNNNNNNNNNNNNNNNNNNNNNNNNNNNNNNNNNNNNNNNNNNNNNNNNNNNNNNNNNNNNNNNNNNNNNNNNNNNNNNNNNNNNNNNNNNNNNNNNNNNNNNNNNNNNNNNNNNNNNNNNNNNNNNNNNNNNNNNNNNNNNNNNNNNNNNNNNNNNNNNNNNNNNNNNNNNNNNNNNNNNNNNNNNNNNNNNNNNNNNNNNNNNNNNNNNNNNNNNNNNNNNNNNNNNNNNNNNNNNNNNNNNNNNNNNNNNNNNNNNNNNNNNNNNNNNNNNNNNNNNNNNNNNNNNNNNNNNNNNNNNNNNNNNNNNNNNNNNNNNNNNNNNNNNNNNNNNNNNNNNNNNNNNNNNNNNNNNNNNNNNNNNNNNNNNNNNNNNNNNNNNNNNNNNNNNNNNNNNNNNNNNNNNNNNNNNNNNNNNNNNNNNNNNNNNNNNNNNNNNNNNNNNNNNNNNNNNNNNNNNNNNNNNNNNNNNNNNNNNNNNNNNNNNNNNNNNNNNNNNNNNNNNNNNNNNNNNNNNNNNNNNNNNNNNNNNNNNNNNNNNNNNNNNNNNNNNNNNNNNNNNNNNNNNNNNNNNNNNNNNNNNNNNNNNNNNNNNNNNNNNNNNNNNNNNNNNNNNNNNNNNNNNNNNNNNNNNNNNNNNNNNNNNNNNNNNNNNNNNNNNNNNNNNNNNNNNNNNNNNNNNNNNNNNNNNNNNNNNNNNNNNNNNNNNNNNNNNNNNNNNNNNNNNNNNNNNNNNNNNNNNNNNNNNNNNNNNNNNNNNNNNNNNNNNNNNNNNNNNNNNNNNNNNNNNNNNNNNNNNNNNNNNNNNNNNNNNNNNNNNNNNNNNNNNNNNNNNNNNNNNNNNNNNNNNNNNNNNNNNNNNNNNNNNNNNNNNNNNNNNNNNNNNNNNNNNNNNNNNNNNNNNNNNNNNNNNNNNNNNNNNNNNNNNNNNNNNNNNNNNNNNNNNNNNNNNNNNNNNNNNNNNNNNNNNNNNNNNNNNNNNNNNNNNGCACTCACAAGCACATTTGCCACACCACCTCTGCgccagcctacacacacacacacacacacacacacacacacacacacacacacacacacacagccttgtcTCTCTCTCAAGAAATAAATCTTCAGAACATTTTTAGAAATAGCGAGATAACTCCAATAttaataaagtgcttgcttgccttGCCATCATGAAGACTAAGTTTATTCCCCCAAACCAACATTTGGAACAAGAGCCAGGTGTAGTGTGCTAACATTAACAGGCAGATCACTGCGCTTGCTGGCCAACCAACCTAGCTTACTTAATGAATTCCAAAAGACTGGGAGACCTTTTCCAAAAAGGCCAAGATGACACAacacatggtggtgcatacctttaatccgagcactggagagctagaggcaggcagatctctgtgagcgttacagagaccctctctcaaaaaacaaactaaacaccCAAGGTGGGTGATTCTAAGGACTGACACTTTggggcctccatatgcacacatatacatatgaacaaaaaagctgaattttaaatatagttaattttctaatagaaataaaacatttactagTAACTGAGAACGAGGAAGATTCATTTTTTTGAGGCTAGAACAGTCACCCATCTGAATTTTGCACCTTATACAAAGCAAAGAGAGACAGTAATTAATTCTTTGTTCATAATGTAAAAGTTCTCTCGGCCAAATGATTCTGAAATAATTCACCTCACAAGTCTCACCAGTGTCCAAATCAAACTGCTCCAAATAATGGGCATCAAACAGCTACACAATTTAGACCCTGGCCAACCTGCACTTATCTTATTCTAATAGGAAACTCAACCTCTGTCAGTGCAGCCAATGGGTTAATACTCTCTCAGATTGGATAGTGTGCCTTCTCAAAGATAGCAATACGTACTTATAAGATATGGATCCCAAAATAACCTTGATATTCCTCTAAatacgcatgtgtgcacatttgaaTAGTTTATCACATATACATCTAGAACACCCACAAATTATACAATTTTACGTTTGGATTGAAGGGGACTTTAAACAGCTTGTCGACACAATAATCTGTACAACTTCAGCCCTTAAATGCTGGCAAACATAGCATGGATCATCTAgctttggaaattttaaaatttatcatctgTAAAAGGAGGAGTTCTGAGCTGGAAGAAACTTCATAATTCTGACAATCTGGCTGGACTCACAATTTCTTACTAGATTGGCCTAGAAAATTGTGTTCCCAAAGGCATTAGCAATCTCAAGCAATTCTTCTCAACACATAATGCATCTGTGTAAATACGATACAGCATAGGTTGTATGGAATTTTCAGCCACCTTTTCCCTGCCACCCAAGAAAGTCCGCTCACAGAGGGAGGTGGCTTATTGAGGAATCGCACTCAACCATACCAGGCACTAGCCTTCGACCATAAGCCCACTTCTCCCAAGGTAGGGAGAAGAATGACTGACTTCTCATTACCTGCATCTCTATATACCGAGGGtcagattttttcttttgtaaatcttCTAATAATTGCTGGTCTAAGCCTCCATTTGGCTCATTTTCTTGCAGTAAGTACTCAGAATCTCGGTCAATGTATGATTTGTCCGTGATcctaaaagtctttttttcttggttcagtgatttcttttcctggttgtctaatttcttctctgagttattttttttctctgaagacaCTTCAGTACCATACCTATAACCACagaatcaagagcagaaggaCCAGATGAAGAGCTACTCAGGGactggaagaaaacaaagcactATATTCTCCAAATACTTCAAAATCCCCAACACTGAAAGCAACACAATGCAGTTAAGAACTACGCTTAGATTCTTATAGCACATTCAGACTTTCCCCTATTTTTCCATGGATTATCACAGATAATTAATTCCCTGTGGTACTTGAGAAATTAAAATCCACACAACAGCCATTCATCCTTTGCGGTCCTTACTACTGTTTCGCTTCTCTTGATTTTTCAAGGATTTGGTTTATTTGACAacttctctttctgctgctgctcttcctgagatcTAAATGGGAAGCTACATTACATAGTCCCCAAACACTTCTAATTTTTCCAACAAACAACATGGCTTTTGTAGCCTTCTGAAACAGCAGCAATTTAACTTTATGTAGACCTGCCCCACAGAAGACTTTTGGAAAGAGAAGATGAGAGGCAGGTAACACAAGTAATAGTCAATATCTCACACGGAGTGAACAATCTTGACACTTAGGGAACACACTAtctaaaatttctctttcttagagtcaagtgtggtggcgcacacctttaatcccagcactcagtaggaaGAGGCATATGATCTCTGCGTTCAAACCcaccctgctctacagagtgagttccaggacagccagggccacagagaaatcctgtctcaaaaaaataaaatgcatttttctttcttcaaatctaTTTGCACCACTTAAAAAGATTCTTGAAAACTAACTCTAACTTCTGAAAAGACTAAAAATGGAagtcttgtctttttttgtttgttttatctagtCAATGCTGCaacaaaacttttcctttttgatattctttatgagaatattttctatttaccCATGATCCTCAGGAGCAAACCAGGATATCTGTGCTTCTGAATCTTTATCATTCTTAGCTTGGACGGAATTCAACAGCTGCACAATTTGCTCTTCTCGTCGTTCATCCATGTGTACCACGGctctctgttttataaaaaagaaaattgttatcTGTTAATGTAAACATGCATAAAATTACatctaaaatgaaaagataaaggcAAAGTAATGTTATATTCAAATACATATAAGAAAGTTAGTGACCTACGCTTACCCTCTAACCTAATCTCACTCCGTAAGTCAGATTCATGGCAATATGTGTGTGCCCTTCTAGACCTCTTAGTTTACACATGTCTACTAAATCAGTTCTAAAGATGGCCACCGAGAAGAGCATGCTGGTCTCATGCTCTCAGTCCCAAACAGAAAATAAGTGGTCATTAATGCCCAATCTCTTCACCAAGATACAAAGTAAAAGAATTCCTTCAATTTTTCTACCCTATggtctagttttctttcttcccgACAAACCTGCTGCCAAATGCTCCATTTCTTCATCCTTCCATTTCTCGACACCCTACTGCAGTGTTTTACTAACCCGTCTCCATAGCTGCTTTTATCAAGATCTTTATGACAGCCATGCACTGCCTGCCACTACCAACTTATAtactcttctcccctcctctggcTAGTCCTCCTTTGATCTTTTTTGTCCAGACTTTTTCTGCACCTTTTACAGACAGTAGCACAGCATCATTTGGAAGCCTGTTAGCAAAGGAGACTCTCTCAAGCCTGGTCTCAGTCATAGACATTGACAAGGTACCAGGTGAATCCCACACATATTCAAGTTTGAGAAATAAAATCTGTGAATTTCAGAAACTAAGTGTTCATTGTGTACCCTCACTTCAAAAGTATCCATGGATCCTTGCATTGCCAAATGCTAACTCTAGTCAAAGATTtcctaggtcagtggttctcaaccaatGGGTTCTGACCCTTGGGGTCCAaaggccctttcacaggggtcacctaagaccatcagaaaagatatttacattatgattcacaacagcagCGAAATTAGtcatgaaatagcaacaaaaataattttatagtttgggggttaccacaacatgagaaatggcattaaagggttgaagcattaggaaggttgagaaccactgctctaggttaTCAGAGACATCCTGAAATCCTCATTGTATGCCTTACACCATCaaactctgtcttttaaaattctctcatTTGAATAGATAGTCCATATTCTCCATATAATAACCTTGTCTTCTAAGTCCCCCAACACACTtatctctgtaaaccaggtttgCTCTATTATGAACATAGTGACTAAGATACCAGCTCAGAACAATTGAGTTTCCTATGCATAGACGTTGAAGGAACAATGAGGCTGCAGTggaatgctttcatttttttaattacaggctttttttaatgtaaagaaatggaaattctaGGTTACAACAATAACAAGCTGAGTGGTGAAAGGGAAAATTACACAACTGAAAAACACACTTAACGATAATTCAATGACGTATTTTAGAGAATAATCAAGAATcaagataaatcttaaaagttGCAAATGCGCCTTTGAAAACGAGGTGgttaaggagaaaatgaaaaaaacctgGTCTGTGTTTGAATTACATTTCCGATGTATTATACAAGGCGCTTTTCATCAAGTCACTAAAATGTCATCCCGAAAGCTGTTGGGcgatgatttatttttcattagaaTGGGTCATTTCAAAAAGCATGATGTTTCCTATACTACAGATCTTCCAAGATACAAATCAAACTGCCAATCCCCTGATGAGATTAGCCAAATACTGCCCTATAGAGTCTTCCTTGCAGGCACGGTACGTTTCCGTCTTCAAGAGGAGCTACTACTCAACAGAAAATTCAGATGCAGAAacgaaaggaagaaaggaaaagagtcgAGCACGTGATTCACTTTAATGCTAAAACTATTAGCTAAACTATTTGTGACAGGGTGTTACTGCTTTCGTTGGCTGCTCCAGACAAAGAACTTAAAAGTGGCAATAagttttctaaaggaaaagatgacattccaaaaaaaaacaaagtctgcTTGGGCTGGAATCTGAATTAGGCATTCACCTCCAGTTCTCAAGTCCGCAAGCAGAGCATGCACGGGGGCTGCAGCAGGGATGGCTTGCGTTAGGACGCGCAGCCCGTTACCACAGGCTCGGCCGAGGCTGCACCGAGCTCGAGCCGACGCCGGCGGGTCCCGCCTCGCCCTCCATACCTCCTGCCTCTCGGCCTCCTTGTTCTTCTGCGTCTGCTTCCTGGCGTACCAGAGGCCGATCTCGCGACCCTTCAGGTGTCCGGGATGCCGTCCCCGACCCCCGCGGCCACCTCCGcctcctccgccgccgccgcccgggCCCCGGTtccctccgccgccgccgccagaGCCCGGGCCGGAGCCCCGCGGCCCCGCGTCGCGGCTCCAGCTCTGGTGGTAGTCGTAGCTCATTGTCCCGGATGACCACTCGAGTCTAAGCAAAAAATTAACCGCTGAAAATGGCGTCCGGGCCCGGAAGCAGGCGCACATCCGCGTCGGCTTGGCTTCCGGCGCCCAGCGCGAAAGGGCGGTCCTTGAGTGTCACAAGCAGGCATTTCCGGTGGCGTCACGGGCGGATGATGCTGAGAATGTGGCTCAGGTTCAAGTTGTGTGTGCGGGGTCCCTTTGGATGATACCGCGAGGAGAGCAGCTCCGGTACGGCAAGGTTTTTAACCTAGACTGGAAAAGT
The Microtus ochrogaster isolate Prairie Vole_2 chromosome 1, MicOch1.0, whole genome shotgun sequence DNA segment above includes these coding regions:
- the LOC101990467 gene encoding ATP-dependent RNA helicase DHX36-like, which encodes MCACFRARTPFSAVNFLLRLEWSSGTMSYDYHQSWSRDAGPRGSGPGSGGGGGGNRGPGGGGGGGGGGRGGRGRHPGHLKGREIGLWYARKQTQKNKEAERQERAVVHMDERREEQIVQLLNSVQAKNDKDSEAQISWFAPEDHGYGTEVSSEKKNNSEKKLDNQEKKSLNQEKKTFRITDKSYIDRDSEYLLQENEPNGGLDQQLLEDLQKKKSDPRYIEMQVMRSQSFFSLPWEKWAYGRRLVPGMVECDSSISHLPL